CCAGGCCGTCCAGCCACGCGGGGGAGTGACGGGCGAGGTCCACCACGTGCCGGTACAGCGGCCCGTCCACCGATGAGCCCGTCAGCGCCGGGAACATCAGCGGGCTTCCTTCGCGGCCCGGCGGGAGCGCAGCACCTCGGCGGCGACGGGGATCAGCGAGACGACCACGATCAGCGCGATCACCGGCAACAGGTACTTGTCGACGTTCGGGATCGAGGAGCCCAGTGCGTAACCGGCGAGGGTGAGACCGAGGCTCCACACGAGCCCGCCCGCCACCTGCCAGAGGGTGAAGGTCCGGGACGGCACGCCGAGCGCGCCCGCCATCGGGTTCAGCACCGTGCGCACCACCGGGACGAAGCGGGCCAGCACGATCGCCTTCGCGTAGCCGTACCGCTCCAGCAGTTCCTCGGCGCGCTGGGCGCCCTCGCGCAGCTTCGCCGATCGGGTGCCGGCGAGCAGTGCCCCGCCGGCCTTGCGGCCGATCAGGAATCCGCACTGCGAGCCGGCCAGGGCGCCGACGGCCGCGGCGACGAGCAGCGGACCGAGCGAGAGGTGCACCCCACTGGCGGCGGAGCCCGTGCACAGCAGCCCGGCCGTGAACAGCAGCGAGTCCCCGGGCAGGAAGAATCCGATCAGCAGGCCCGTCTCCGCGAAGAGCACCACGCCGACGCCGAGCACGCCGAAAGCGGCGAGCAGGGAGTGGGCGTCGAGCACATTGACCGCGAGCTGCGCTGCCAGGTGGGGGGAAGCGGCCATCGCCG
The genomic region above belongs to Streptomyces sp. CG1 and contains:
- a CDS encoding DedA family protein; this encodes MAASPHLAAQLAVNVLDAHSLLAAFGVLGVGVVLFAETGLLIGFFLPGDSLLFTAGLLCTGSAASGVHLSLGPLLVAAAVGALAGSQCGFLIGRKAGGALLAGTRSAKLREGAQRAEELLERYGYAKAIVLARFVPVVRTVLNPMAGALGVPSRTFTLWQVAGGLVWSLGLTLAGYALGSSIPNVDKYLLPVIALIVVVSLIPVAAEVLRSRRAAKEAR